The following proteins come from a genomic window of Montipora foliosa isolate CH-2021 chromosome 2, ASM3666993v2, whole genome shotgun sequence:
- the LOC137986522 gene encoding uncharacterized protein yields the protein MEGTGNSDILRKLSELPKAFPHFVRRQKDELSNILTCLRPDNECQCVLLHGAPGIGKTTLAIKAANEILEANDRALVVYINCKDIYSYADLSEKVIRQIYPSRFPANNPEAEVKNRLITLNKNFFILLLLDNFEFLLGNANDNEQENEGSAASLFPDSNDRRLIENSIVEIAKCARNMKLLVTSSRIVCFPQIGPETVTLDRFSPEETFKLLKNTRRDRITVETSKKLCDTCSGIPLVIYTLISWAPNLVDLVDYMGSSSPGKTMEILERIKVVPSNLKITECLDYCFSRLSTREQHTLLSLALVRGWFTLPKVAKAFCSATSSERDITRHVVELGNCSLLQQNMFGETCRYTFLSIIREYCKRKATSEEGFRVVFRGARNLLIDHLISFLKDTLKKFLSKDAVGSAIDDFAYEKENVIQLVEWIDSGEVDAERVTKCIDAFNVAGELLAKMMPKSMFKKVYKSLRRKCKKIGDKRRRGECLTSLGIKEIFNCTCRTGLCFKATARAQHYLEKANTIQSDLGINHGNSRAQCLAKLGRCLAKINDTRERGRALIEDAILIRQNAVRTPDEEEGGENVCHVMLGATFNDKAVALSLESDHGQAVKIRRDEVLPIYRERLGDHPFTATILNNLSNNHRDLREIEAAERYVREALEIRLNLLDVHIDTCKSLFDLAMVLKEKGEFQEAETYLEICKAMQEKVADDDPKFV from the exons atatcTTACGGAAATTGTCTGAGCTTCCAAAAGCGTTTCCACATTTTGTCCGTCGACAAAAAGACGAGCTTTCAAACATTCTGACCTGTCTGCGTCCAGACAACGAGTGTCAATGCGTCTTACTACATGGAGCCCCAGGAATTGGGAAGACAACCTTGGCCATCAAGGCGGCCAATGAAATACTTGAAGCTAACGATCGCGCACTGGTTGTATACATAAATTGCAAAGACATTTATTCTTACGCAGACTTGTCAGAAAAAGTCATCCGTCAAATTTACCCATCACGTTTTCCTGCAAATAACCCAGAAGCTGAAGTCAAGAATCGTTTGATTACACTGaacaaaaatttctttattcttttgttgctgGACAACTTTGAGTTTTTACTAGGTAATGCGAATGACAACGAACAGGAAAATGAAGGGTCGGCTGCATCTTTATTTCCCGACAGTAATGATCGAAGGTTGATCGAAAACTCTATCGTTGAAATTGCCAAGTGCGCAAGAAACATGAAGTTACTTGTAACTTCATCGAGGATAGTTTGTTTTCCTCAAATTGGGCCAGAGACGGTGACATTGGATCGGTTTTCTCCAGAAGAAACCTTCAAGCTGTTAAAAAATACACGCCGCGACCGAATAACGGTCGAAACATCCAAGAAACTATGCGACACTTGTAGTGGTATTCCGCTCGTTATTTACACTTTGATTTCGTGGGCACCTAATCTGGTCGATCTCGTGGACTATATGGGCAGCTCTTCTCCGGGGAAGACCATGGAAATCTTGGAAAGGATAAAAGTGGTTCCTAGCAATCTCAAGATTACCGAATGCCTGGACTATTGCTTCAGTAGACTAAGTACGCGGGAACAGCATACCCTTTTAAGTTTGGCTCTTGTTAGAGGTTGGTTCACGCTACCTAAAGTTGCCAAAGCCTTTTGTTCCGCTACGTCAAGTGAGCGTGATATCACACGCCATGTTGTAGAACTGGGAAACTGCTCTCTCTTGCAGCAAAATATGTTTGGGGAAACATGCCGGTATACATTCCTCTCGATCATTCGAGAATACTGCAAGCGCAAGGCAACATCGGAAGAGGGGTTTCGTGTGGTCTTCCGTGGCGCTCGTAATCTGCTCATCGACCACCTCATTTCTTTCTTGAAAGACACTTTAAAGAAGTTCTTAAGCAAAGATGCGGTAGGGTCAGCTATCGACGACTTTgcatatgaaaaagaaaatgtgatTCAGCTTGTAGAGTGGATTGATTCGGGTGAAGTGGATGCAGAACGTGTTACGAAATGCATTGATGCCTTTAACGTGGCGGGAGAGCTGCTTGCAAAGATGATGCCGAAGTCCATGTTTAAGAAAGTCTACAAATCCTTGAGgcggaaatgtaaaaaaattggaGACAAGCGAAGACGCGGTGAATGTCTGACTTCCCTTGGAATCAAAGAAATTTTCAACTGTACGTGCAGAACTGGTCTGTGTTTTAAAGCTACTGCACGAGCTCAACACTATTTGGAGAAAGCAAACACAATCCAGAGTGACCTTGGCATCAACCATGGTAACAGCAGAGCCCAATGTCTCGCTAAACTTGGCCGCTGTTTAGCAAAAATTAATGACACCCGTGAACGAGGAAGAGCTTTGATTGAGGACGCAATTCTCATCAGGCAAAACGCAGTGAGGACACCGGATGAAGAAGAAGGCGGCGAAAATGTCTGCCACGTCATGCTGGGTGCAACATTTAATGACAAGGCGG tGGCTCTTTCACTTGAAAGCGATCACGGACAGGCCGTAAAAATCCGAAGAGATGAAGTTTTGCCGATCTACAGAGAAAGATTAGGTGATCATCCTTTCACTGCTACCATCCTTAACAACCTGTCCAATAATCATCGCGATCTGAGGGAAATCGAAGCCGCTGAACGGTACGTGAGGGAAGCTTTGGAGATTCGACTGAATTTGTTGGACGTGCATATTGACACCTGCAAATCGCTGTTTGATCTTGCAATGGTGTTAAAGGAAAAGGGGGAATTTCAAGAGGCTGAGACTTACTTAGAGATATGCAAAGCGATGCAAGAGAAAGTAGCGGATGACGACCCTAAATTTGTTTAA